Within the Clostridia bacterium genome, the region ATTGGCAGAACCTTTTCTATAAGTTTAAACCCGCAAAAACCTTTTATTATTACAAAATATGCTGCTATTGTACATAGCGAAATTAATGCCGGACAAAAGGCATACGACATAAATGATAATGCAAAAAAACAAGGCTATCTGGCTTTGAGTGAAGCCAACAAAAAAGTCTGGAAGCAAAAATGGGCCGATTGTGATGTAGAGATTTTTGGCGACTGCCGAGCACAAAAGGCGCTGAGATACAGCATTTATCATTTGCTTATAATAGCACCTTATCAAATGGGACATTCGGTTTCAGCAAGGGGAATAAGCGGACAGACATATAAGGGAGCGGTTTTTTGGGACAGCGAAATATTTTTATTGCCGTTTTATACCAACACTGATTTAGATATTGCTAAGAGTTTAATTCGATACCGAATCAACACTTTGGACGGAGCAAGGAAAAAAGCGTTGGATTATGGGTATTTGGGTGCGTTTTATGCATGGGAAAGTCAGGAAGACGGCATTGACGCATGTTCTGATTATAATGTAACAGATGTTTTTACCAATAGACCGTTGCGGACTTACTTTAAAGACAAGCAGATTCATATCAGTGCAGACATTGCTTACGCGATATGGAATTACTATTTAAAGACGGGCGATGATTCTGTACTGATTTCTGGCGGTGCTGAAGTGATTTTTGAGTGTGCACGTTTTTATTATTCTTATGCATACTATAATCTTCGCCTTGATAGATTTGAACTTCTGGATGTAATAGGACCTGATGAATATCATGAAAGAGTTAATAATAACGCTTACACCAATTATATGGCAAAAAAGACATTAGAATATGCCATACAATGCAGAGAATTTTTATCTATGCATTATAAAAAATATTTAATAAATCTGGAAATGAAAATCAATCTCAAAAAAGACTGGCAGAATATAAAAAAAGTATACCAAAAACTATATGTACCCAAAGGTAATGGATTGATTGAACAGTTTGACGGATATTTTGGTTTGGAAGATGCATCTATTGAAAAACTCAAAACAAGACTGATCAAACCTAATGAATATTGGGGCGGAGCCCATGGAATAGCATCAGATACTCAAGTAATAAAACAGGCTGATGTAGTTGTCTTACTAAATTTATTGTCAGATGAATTTGATTATGATACAAAACTAAAAAATCTTGAGTTCTACGAGCCCAGAACAGAACATGGAAGTTCGTTGAGTATGTGCATGCACGCTTTGCTGTTTTGCGACTGCGATATGCCCGATAAAGCATATCCTTATTTTTTAAGAAGTG harbors:
- a CDS encoding glycosyl hydrolase family 65 protein gives rise to the protein MNEQFIIKSQEFDAENIINDGNKFLIGNGYLGYRGTLNEYKKDCKPACNLPFLYDRNGDKWREPVNAPNALYSCIIADGKELNPLNIMPLRHDVALDISHGQYSRSSVFYVNDTTVSLDVQRFASFDEPHLLCEKIIIKSDNNIKIEFKAGIDLDVWDINGPHFKTEEKKIEDDKVIVFCKTLENNLPLAVVLSLEVNQSDNFTSKITDIDSYIGRTFSISLNPQKPFIITKYAAIVHSEINAGQKAYDINDNAKKQGYLALSEANKKVWKQKWADCDVEIFGDCRAQKALRYSIYHLLIIAPYQMGHSVSARGISGQTYKGAVFWDSEIFLLPFYTNTDLDIAKSLIRYRINTLDGARKKALDYGYLGAFYAWESQEDGIDACSDYNVTDVFTNRPLRTYFKDKQIHISADIAYAIWNYYLKTGDDSVLISGGAEVIFECARFYYSYAYYNLRLDRFELLDVIGPDEYHERVNNNAYTNYMAKKTLEYAIQCREFLSMHYKKYLINLEMKINLKKDWQNIKKVYQKLYVPKGNGLIEQFDGYFGLEDASIEKLKTRLIKPNEYWGGAHGIASDTQVIKQADVVVLLNLLSDEFDYDTKLKNLEFYEPRTEHGSSLSMCMHALLFCDCDMPDKAYPYFLRSAEIDINGNSKQFAGNIYIGGTHPAAAGGAYMSVVYGFCGLKTNKGKISIRPMLPSSWERVAFCLKLCGKKYKIIVEKNDYVIQAIT